The nucleotide window TGGTCTTGCCACTGGTCGAGAAGGCAACGATGCAATCCCCCGGCGCGACCATGCCCAAATCGCCATGGGCGGCCTCACTCGGATGAATGAAGAAGGCCGGTGATGCCGTGGAGCTCAGGATCGCCGCGAATTTATGCGCGATGAAACCCGCCTTCCCCATCCCGGTCGTGATGATTTTGCCTGGTGTGCCCTGAAGGATATCCAGCGCTTTCTCATAGCTTTCATCGATCTTGATGGCATTGATGGCGGCGGCTTCCGCATCCAGGATCATCTTGATGCGAGAGGTGATGTCGGAACTGTTCAAGGGAGCCTCGAAATCTCGGGTTTTCCAGATGCCGGAACTTAACCGACCGCTGGATGAGACTCCAGCGTCACGGCGTCATGTTTTGCGCACTCTTTATCATACCGTCGACTTATTGATCGCCAATCGGCATTAATTCAATGCTGCATTGCAGCATTTTCATTTTACGCTCTCGTAATGATCTTCTACACAAGATCACAGGATGTTGTTGCCTGCACAGGAGCTATACATGTTCACTGAAAAAACCAAACGCCCCCGGGTCTATTTTGCCGACACCCAGCGCA belongs to Nisaea sp. and includes:
- a CDS encoding SIS domain-containing protein; protein product: MNSSDITSRIKMILDAEAAAINAIKIDESYEKALDILQGTPGKIITTGMGKAGFIAHKFAAILSSTASPAFFIHPSEAAHGDLGMVAPGDCIVAFSTSGKTREVLEFIELSRHVDAGKVIGITSHPDSGLRDLSDVIVDMGAVKEPCPLGLTPSASMAVMSAVSDALALVLMERKGVSRHEYGLRHHGGYLGKQARTDNIE